A genomic stretch from Alosa sapidissima isolate fAloSap1 chromosome 3, fAloSap1.pri, whole genome shotgun sequence includes:
- the LOC121705926 gene encoding myosin heavy chain, fast skeletal muscle-like yields MSSDAEMAVFGPAAIYLRKPEKERIEAQNRPFDARTACFVPDTKELYVKGVIQSKEGGKATVKTEAGETVTVKDEDCHPMNPPKYDKIEDMVMMTYLNEPSVLCNLKERYAAWMIYTYSGLFCVTVNPYKFLPVYSAEVVSAYRGKKRMEAPPHIFSVSDNAYQNMLTDRENQSVLITGESGAGKTVNTKRVIQYFATIAVSGDKKKEAAPGKIQGTLEDQIISANPLLEAFGNAKTVRNDNSSRFGKFIRIHFGTTGKLASADIETYLLEKSRVTFQLSDERSYHIFYQIMTNHKPELIEMLLITTNPYDFPLISQGQITVASIDDKEELVATDTAIDILGFSHDEKLGIYKLTGAVMHYGNLKFKQKQREEQAEPDGTEVADKVAYLMGLNSADLLKALCYPRVKVGNEYVTKGQSVQQVVNSVGALAKSVYEKMFLWMVIRINQMLDTKQPRQFFIGVLDIAGFEIFDYNSLEQLCINFTNEKLQQFFNHHMFVLEQDEYKKEGIDWEFIDFGMDLAACIELIEKPMGIFSILEEECMFPKASDTSFKNKLYDQHLGKNNAFQKPKTVKGKPEAHFTLVHYAGTVDYNLSGWLDKNKDPLNESVVQLYQKSSVKLLALLYASFSTAEAEASGGGGGAGGGAKAKGAKKKGGSFQTVSAVFRENLGKLMTNLRSTHPHFVRCLIPNEVKTPGIMDNHLVIHQLRCNGVLEGIRICRKGFPSRILYADFKQRYRILNASAIPEGQFIDGKKASEKLLGSIDVDHTQYRFGHTKVFFKAGLLGTLEEMRDEKLASLVTSTQALCRGYLMRLEISKMTSRKDAVYTLQYNLRSFMNVKGWPWMRLYFKIKPLLKSAETEKEMATMKEDFVKCKDDLVKQETKRKELEEKMVTLLQEKNDLLLQIQSEAEHLSDAEERCEGLIKSKIQMEAKLKETTERLEDEEEVNAELTAKKRKLEDECSELKKDIDDLEVTLAKVEKEKHATENKVKNLIEEISGQDESIAKLTKEKKALQEAHQQTLDDLQVEEDKVNTLTKAKTKLEQQVDDLEGSLEQEKKLRMDLERGKRKLEGDLKLTQESVMDLENDKLQLEEKLKKKDFETNQLLTKIEDEQSMVSQFQKKQKELQARTEELEEEIEAERAARAKVEKQRSDLSRELEEISERLEEAGGATSAQIEMNKKREAECQKLRRDLEESTLHHEATTAALRKKQADSVAELGEQIDNLQRIKQKLEKEKSEFKMEIDDLASNVEAVAKAKINLEKMCRTLEDQLSEIKTKHEEGLKHINDLSAQKARLQTENGEFSRQLEEKESLISQLTRGKLGYTQQLDELKRQLEEEGKAKNALAHGLQSSRHDCDLLREQFEEEQEAKAELQRCMSKANSEVAQWRTKYETDAIQRTEELEEAKKKLAQRLQDAEEQIEAVNAKCASLEKTKQRLQSEIEDLMIDVEKANSLAGNLDKKQRNFDKVLAEWKQKYEECQAELEGSLKESRTLSTELFKMKNSYEESLDHLETLKRENKNLQQEISDLTEQIGETGKSIHELEKSRKQMETEKSDIQGALEEAEASLEHEESKILRVQLELNQVKSEVERKIAEKDEEMDQLKRSSQRIIDTLQSTLDSEIRSRNDALRIKKKMEGDLNEMEIQLSHANRQAIEAQKQLRYVQGQLKDIQIHLDDSLRGQEDMKEQVSMSERRANLMQAEIEELRGALEQTERGRKVAEQELLDASERVALLHSQNTSLLNTKKKLEADAVQQQTEMEDFAQEARNAEEKAKKAITDAAMMAEELKKEQDTCAHLERMKKNLETTVKDLQHRLDEAENLAMKGGKKQLQKLETRVRELENELDAEQKRGAEAIKSVRKYERRAKELTYQSEEDKKNVNRLQNLVDKLQNKVKAYKRQAEEAEEQANTHLTRFRKVQHELEEAQERADIAESQVNKMRAKTRDMGPKTPEGPAE; encoded by the exons ATGAGTTCTGATGCGGAGATGGCCGTGTTCGGCCCGGCCGCCATCTACCTCCGGAAGCCCGAGAAGGAGCGCATCGAGGCTCAGAACCGGCCCTTTGATGCCAGGACGGCCTGCTTTGTCCCTGACACCAAGGAGCTGTACGTCAAAGGCGTCATCCAGAGCAAGGAGGGCGGCAAAGCAACCGTGAAGACCGAGGCTGGGGAG acagtgacCGTTAAAGACGAGGACTGCCACCCCATGAACCCGCCCAAGTATGACAAGATTGAGGACATGGTCATGATGACCTACCTCAATGAACCATCTGTGCTGTGTAATCTCAAAGAGCGTTACGCAGCCTGGATGATCTAC ACCTACTCTGGGCTGTTCTGCGTCACTGTGAACCCCTACAAGTTCCTCCCAGTGTACAGTGCAGAGGTGGTGTCTGCCTACAGAGGCAAGAAGCGAATGGAGGCTCCACCCCATATCTTCTCTGTGTCTGATAATGCATACCAGAACATGCTAACAG ATCGTGAAAATCAGTCTGTTCTGATCAC TGGAGAATCTGGTGCAGGGAAAACGGTGAACACCAAACGGGTCATCCAGTACTTCGCAAcaattgcagtgtctggagACAAGAAGAAGGAGGCTGCTCCTGGCAAAATACAG GGAACACTGGAAGATCAAATCATTTCAGCCAACCCTCTGCTGGAAGCATTTGGGAATGCCAAGACAGTGAGAAATGACAACTCCTCACGTTTC GGTAAATTTATTAGAATTCACTTTGGAACAACAGGAAAACTGGCATCCGCAGATATTGAAACTT attTGTTGGAGAAGTCAAGAGTGACATTTCAGCTGTCAGATGAAAGAAGTTACCACATCTTCTATCAAATCATGACAAACCACAAGCCAGAGCTCATTG AAATGCTGTTGATCACCACCAACCCGTATGATTTCCCATTGATTAGCCAGGGTCAGATCACAGTGGCAAGCATTGATGACAAGGAGGAGCTGGTTGCCAcagat ACGGCTATTGATATCCTGGGCTTCAGTCACGATGAGAAATTAGGCATCTACAAGCTGACTGGAGCTGTGATGCATTATGGGAACTTGAAGTTCAAACAAAAGCAACGTGAGGAGCAGGCGGAACCAGATGGCACTGAGG TGGCTGACAAAGTCGCCTACCTCATGGGCCTGAACTCTGCCGACCTGCTCAAAGCTCTGTGCTACCCCAGGGTCAAGGTGGGAAATGAGTATGTCACAAAGGGACAGAGTGTCCAACAG GTGGTCAACTCAGTTGGTGCCTTGGCAAAATCTGTTTATGAGAAAATGTTCCTGTGGATGGTAATACGAATCAATCAAATGCTGGACACAAAGCAGCCAAGACAGTTCTTCATTGGCGTGCTTGACATTGCTGGCTTTGAAATCTTTGAT TACAACAGCTTGGAACAGCTGTGCATCAACTTCACCAATGAGAAACTGCAACAATTCTTCAACCACCACATGTTTGTGTTGGAACAAGACGAATATAAAAAAGAGGGCATAGATTGGGAGTTTATTGACTTTGGAATGGACTTGGCTGCCTGCATTGAGCTTATAGAGAAG CCGATGGGGATCTTCTCCATTCTCGAGGAAGAGTGTATGTTTCCAAAGGCATCTGATACCTCTTTCAAAAACAAGCTGTATGACCAACACCTTGGCAAGAACAATGCCTTCCAGAAGCCCAAGACTGTCAAAGGCAAGCCTGAGGCCCACTTCACCCTGGTGCACTACGCTGGCACCGTGGACTACAACCTCTCTGGCTGGCTGGATAAGAACAAGGACCCGCTAAACGAGTCCGTGGTGCAGCTCTACCAGAAATCCTCAGTCAAGCTGTTGGCCTTGCTGTATGCATCCTTTTCCACTGCAGAAGCAG AGgccagtggtggtgggggtggcgcCGGGGGTGGTGCCAAGGCAAAGGGAGCCAAGAAGAAAGGCGGCTCCTTCCAGACCGTCTCAGCTGTCTTCAGG GAGAATCTGGGTAAACTGATGACCAACTTAAGATCCACCCATCCTCATTTTGTGCGATGCCTGATTCCCAATGAAGTAAAAACTCCAG GGATAATGGACAATCATCTGGTCATCCACCAGCTACGCTGTAATGGTGTACTGGAAGGCATCCGAATCTGCCGGAAGGGCTTCCCCAGCAGAATCCTGTATGCTGACTTCAAGCAGAG GTACAGAATACTGAATGCCAGTGCCATTCCAGAAGGCCAGTTTATTGATGGCAAGAAGGCTTCCGAGAAGCTTTTGGGATCCATTGATGTTGATCACACACAGTATCGCTTCGGACACACTAAG GTGTTTTTCAAAGCAGGTCTGCTGGGAACATTGGAGGAGATGCGGGACGAGAAGCTGGCCTCGTTGGTAACGTCCACTCAAGCCCTGTGCCGCGGCTACCTCATGAGATTGGAAATCTCCAAGATGACATCCAGGAA GGATGCTGTGTATACCTTGCAATACAATCTTCGCTCATTCATGAACGTGAAAGGCTGGCCATGGATGCGTCTCTACTTCAAGATCAAACCTCTGCTGAAGAGCgctgagacagagaaggagatggCCACCATGAAGGAGGACTTTGTGAAATGCAAGGATGACCTGGTCAAGCAGGAGACCAAGaggaaggagctggaggagaaaaTGGTCACTCTGCTGCAAGAGAAGAATGACCTGCTCTTACAGATCCAGTCT GAAGCGGAGCATCTGTCGGATGCTGAGGAGAGATGTGAGGGTCTGATTAAAAGTAAGATACAGATGGAGGCGAAACTCAAAGAGACGACTGAGAGactggaggatgaggaggaggtcaACGCTGAGCTGACGGCCAAGAAGAGGAAGCTAGAGGATGAATGCTCCGAGCTGAAGAAGGACATCGATGACCTCGAGGTCACCTTGGCCAAagtggagaaggagaaacatGCCACTGAAAATAAG GTGAAAAATCTTATAGAGGAGATCTCTGGTCAAGATGAAAGTATTGCCAAATTGACCAAAGAGAAGAAAGCTCTCCAAGAGGCCCACCAGCAGACTCTGGATGACCTTCAAGTTGAGGAAGACAAAGTCAACACCTTGACAAAAGCTAAAACTAAACTTGAACAACAAGTGGATGAT TTGGAGGGTTCTCTGGAGCAAGAGAAGAAGCTCCGCATGGACCTGGAAAGAGGGAAGCGGAAACTGGAAGGGGATCTGAAACTGACCCAAGAGTCTGTAATGGACTTGGAGAATGACAAATTACAGTTGGAGGAAAAACTCAAGAA AAAAGATTTTGAAACAAATCAGCTGCTCACCAAAATTGAGGATGAACAATCGATGGTGTCTCAATTTCAAAAGAAGCAAAAGGAGCTTCAG GCCCGCACTGAAGAACTGGAGGAGGAGATTGAGGCTGAGCGCGCTGCCCGTGCCAAAGTGGAGAAGCAGCGGTCAGATCTGTCCAGGGAGCTGGAGGAGATCAGCGAGAGGCTGGAGGAGGCCGGAGGCGCCACCTCCGCCCAGATCGAGATGAACAAGAAGCGGGAGGCGGAGTGCCAGAAGCTCCGGCGAGACCTGGAGGAGTCCACTCTACACCATGAGGCCACCACCGCCGCCCTGCGCAAGAAGCAGGCCGACAGCGTGGCCGAGCTCGGCGAGCAGATCGACAACCTGCAGCGCATCAAACAGAagctggagaaggagaagagcgAATTCAAGATGGAGATCGACGACCTGGCCAGCAACGTGGAGGCTGTGGCAAAAGCCAAG ATCAACCTGGAGAAGATGTGCCGCACTCTGGAGGACCAGCTCAGTGAGATTAAGACCAAACACGAGGAGGGCCTGAAGCACATCAACGACCTGAGCGCACAGAAAGCTCGTCTGCAAACTGAAAATG GGGAATTCTCTCGCCAACTTGAGGAGAAAGAAAGTCTCATCTCACAGCTGACCAGAGGCAAACTTGGATACACACAGCAGTTAGATGAGCTGAAAAGACAGCTAGAAGAAGAGGGAAAG GCCAAGAATGCCCTGGCCCATGGTCTGCAGTCCTCCCGCCATGACTGTGACCTCCTGCGGGAGCAGtttgaggaggagcaggaggccaAAGCTGAGCTGCAGCGCTGCATGTCCAAGGCCAACAGCGAGGTGGCGCAGTGGAGAACCAAGTACGAGACGGACGCCATCCAGCGCACCGAGGAACTCGAAGAGGCCAA GAAAAAGCTTGCCCAACGTCTCCAAGACGCAGAGGAGCAAATTGAAGCCGTGAACGCTAAATGTGCCTCCCTGGAGAAAACCAAGCAGAGGCTGCAGAGTGAGATTGAAGATCTCATGATTGATGTGGAAAAGGCCAACAGCTTGGCTGGCAACCTGGACAAGAAGCAAAGGAACTTTGATAAG GTTCTTGCTGAGTGGAAGCAGAAGTATGAGGAATGCCAGGCAGAGCTGGAAGGTTCTCTGAAAGAGTCCCGAACGCTCAGCACCGAGCTTTTCAAAATGAAGAACTCATATGAAGAGTCCCTTGACCACCTTGAGACCTTGAAGCGTGAAAACAAGAACCTTCAAC AGGAGATCTCTGACCTGACCGAGCAAATAGGTGAAACTGGAAAGAGTATCCATGAGCTGGAGAAATCCAGGAAGCAGATGGAGACTGAGAAATCTGACATCCAAGGAGCATTGGAGGAAGCGGAG GCGTCTCTGGAGCACGAGGAGTCGAAGATCCTCCGCGTGCAGCTGGAACTGAATCAAGTGAAGTCTGAAGTGGAGCGAAAGATTGCAGAGAAGGACGAGGAGATGGATCAACTGAAAAGGAGCAGCCAGAGGATCATCGACACCCTGCAGAGCACCCTGGATTCGGAGATCAGGAGCAGGAACGACGCCCTGAGAATCAagaaaaagatggagggagacctgAACGAGATGGAGATTCAGCTGAGCCATGCTAACCGCCAGGCAATTGAAGCACAAAAGCAGTTGAGATATGTCCAGGGACAGCTTAAG GACATCCAAATTCACCTGGACGATTCCCTAAGGGGACAGGAGGATATGAAGGAGCAGGTTAGCATGTCCGAGCGTAGGGCCAACCTCATGCAGGCTGAAATCGAGGAGCTGCGCGGCGCCCTTGAGCAAACGGAGCGGGGTCGCAAGGTGGCCGAGCAAGAGCTACTCGATGCTAGTGAGAGAGTGGCACTCCTGCACTCTCAG AACACAAGTCTGCTCAACACAAAGAAGAAGCTTGAGGCTGATGCGGTTCAACAGCAGACTGAAATGGAGGACTTTGCTCAGGAAGCCAGGAATGCTGAGGAGAAGGCCAAGAAGGCCATCACAGAT GCTGCTATGATGGCTGAGGAGCTGAAGAAGGAGCAGGACACCTGTGCTCACCTggagaggatgaagaagaaCCTGGAGACCACCGTCAAAGACCTGCAGCACCGCCTGGACGAGGCTGAGAACCTGGCTATGAAGGGTGGCAAAAAGCAACTCCAGAAACTGGAAACAAGG GTGCGTGAGTTGGAAAACGAGCTGGACGCAGAGCAGAAGCGTGGAGCTGAGGCCATCAAGAGCGTCCGCAAGTACGAGAGGAGGGCAAAGGAGCTCACCTACCAG TCTGAAGAGGACAAGAAGAACGTGAACAGACTGCAGAATCTGGTGGATAAACTTCAGAACAAAGTGAAGGCCTACAAGAGACAAGCTGAAGAAGCT GAGGAGCAGGCCAACACTCACCTGACACGCTTCAGGAAGGTGCAGCATGAGCTGGAGGAAGCTCAGGAGAGGGCCGATATCGCAGAGTCCCAGGTCAACAAGATGAGAGCCAAAACCAGAGACATGGGACCCAAG ACACCAGAGGGCCCAGCCGAGTAG